Genomic DNA from Theobroma cacao cultivar B97-61/B2 chromosome 3, Criollo_cocoa_genome_V2, whole genome shotgun sequence:
GGTTCTACaacttattttaaattattttgagttgtttacttttgttttttgttctctATTGTCCTTCCAGCAGCTTAATACCAATAGATGTAAGGAGGGGAACTAGGAAAGTTGCAGAAACAGCTCGTTTTTTGCTTCAAGTGTTAggtgagagaaagagagagagagatggaaGCTTTGCACGTTTCCTCTTGGATTTGCTTGTTGGGTTTGGTTTTGCTTCAAGGAAATGCAGACCTAATTGAAGATAAGCAAGCATTGCTTGATTTTGTTAACAACCTGCGCCACTCTCGTTCTCTTAACTGGAATGAGACTTCTCCGGTTTGTAATAACTGGACAGGAGTGACTTGTAACGCTGATGGCTCTCGGATAACAGCTGTTAGATTGCCTGGAATTGGATTGCATGGTCCTATTCCTGCCAATACTATTAGCCGCCTCTCAGCTTTGCAGATTTTGAGTCTTAGATCCAATGGTATCAGTGGTCATTTCCCTTCTGATTTCTCTAATTTGAGAAACTTGTCGTTTCTTTATCTTCAATACAACAACTTCTCTGGTCCATTGCCGGTGGATTTCTCTGTTTGGAAGAATCTAAGTATAATAAATTTGTCCAACAATCGATTCAATGGGAGTATTCCTCGTTCGCTGTCGAATTTGACTCACCTTGAGGCGTTGAATCTTGCAAACAATTCACTTTGTGGTGAAATTCCTGATCTGAATTTGCCTAGCTTGCAACACATAAACTTGTCCAACAATAATCTCACTGGAGGTGTTCCAAAGTCTCTATTAAGATTCCCGAGTTCGTCTTTTGGAGGTAACAACATTTCTTCTGAAAGTGTCCCTCCTCAAACTTCCCCGTATGTTGCACCCTCTTCTGAACCATATCCGGCATCCAAGAAGTCTGGGAGGCTTGGTGAAACTGCATTGTTAGGAATAATAATTGCTGCTTGTGTTCTGGGGATTGTGGGTTTTGCATTTTTGTTAGTTGTTTGCTGCTCAAGAAGAAAGAGTGATGATGTGTATTCACGGAAGTTGCAAAAGGGAGAGATGTCACCAGAGAAAGTGGTCTCGAGGAGTCAGGATGCAAATAATAGATTGTTCTTTTTTGAGGGTTGCAACTATACATTTGATTTGGAAGATTTGTTGAGGGCTTCTGCTGAAGTATTGGGGAAGGGGACTTTTGGTATTTCTTACAAGGCAGTGTTAGAGGATGCAACCACAGTGGTGGTAAAGAGGTTGAAGGAGGTTAGCGTTGGGAAGCGGGATTTTGAGCAACAGATGGAAGTGGTTGGAAGCATTAGGCATGCGAATGTGGTTGAGCTGAAGGCATATTACTACTCAAAAGATGAAAGGCTGATGGTTTATGATTATTACAATCAGGGAAGCGTTTCTTCCATCTTACATGGTATGTTGCTTTGTCCAATCCCATGTTTCTgtatgataataattaattGCATTTTTATATCTGAAGTGCTGGAAAACAAACTTTTAATGTTTGCAATTTATTCTTTGAATGGTAACGTCCTTGCAAATGACCAATTCTAATACTATGGGTTCGCTCCCCTGGGTTTTTCTCCTAGTCTGGTCTTGCCCAACTGAGGATAATTAATAGATAAGACAAAGTACTTAAGATGATATTATTCTTTTGTGTTAAATTCGAAATTCTATACATGACTAAAGCTTTATTTTTCTGAGATGTTTCTGATATCTTACTACATTTACAGGAAAAATTTGTCTTtgtgtaaatattttttggtttatGAATGACGGTGTTCGCGGAAAAGATGATTTATAGATAATAACTAATACTTCTTGGAATCATTTTGATTGCaaccaaaaaaagaataagggAATAAAAATACTAGATCAGTATTGTCATAGATGCGGCTGGTTTATCAACGTATCAGCCTGTTCTTCATTTATGAATAAATCGGATATCTTTCAGTTTAGAAAATGTCCCTTGCTGAGATTGGATGTCTTTTAGGAATGTAATGATGAAGGTGAAATCTTGATGTTCCACTGTATCTGATGAATTCAATTAGTATATGCCACACTCCTGCACCTAAGTTGACTCAACTTTGAGTGGAGATTGTTATGCAAAAAAGATTGAAGTTATTGTCCTCAAAGAAGTTTCTGAACATTAATGTTGAATTCTGATTGTGACAGAgaacatataattaaaaactatGTCACGAATTAGAGTTTGGTGGCACAAGAGGATTTTGATGTCCTTGGCTTCTTTCTCATGGAACACTGTATGatcaatcttttaattccactGTCTCTGACTTTGGTCTTTACTTTATAAAAGATCAAACAGCTTCTAGATTTATTCACAATGCAAACGTGTTACAGGTAAGAGAGGAGAGGACAGAATCCCTCTAGGTTGGGATGCCAGAATGAAAATAGCAATTGGGGCAGCAAGAGGCATTGCCCGCATCCATATGGAAAATGGTGGCAAGTTTGTCCATGGCAACATCAAGTCCTCAAACATCTTTCTCAACTCCGAACAGTATGGTTGTGTGTCAGATCTTGGTCTGTCAACTATAATGAGCCCACTAGCCCCTCCCATATCCCGTGCTGCTGGTTATCGTGCCCCTGAAGTGACTGACACCAGGAAAGCTATGCAGCCTTCTGATGTCTATAGCTTTGGTGTGGTCTTACTGGAGCTCCTTACTGGAAAATCCCCTATCCATACTACTGGTGGTGATGAGATTGTCCACTTGGTCAGGTGGGTTCATTCAGTAGTTCGAGAGGAGTGGACAGCTGAAGTTTTCGATATAGAACTGATGAGATATCCAAATATAGAGGAAGAGATGGTGGAGATGTTGCAAATAGCAATGGCATGTGTTGTGAGGATGCCGGATCAGAGACCTAAAATGCCAGAACTAGTTAAAATGTTAGAAAATGTCCGGCATATTGAATCTGAGAATCGGCCATCTTCAGGAAACAGATCCGAAAGCTCAACACCACCAGCAGCAGTGATCGGGAGAGAATCCTAGTCTCGCAAGGAGTCACCATATCCCTCTATTAGAGtctttttcaattcttttcacCTAGTTTAGTGGtgtattttttcttaaaaaaaaaaaatcgttTTGCCTTTTCCATGAACAAATTCTGTTGAGACTTGTATCACCCCGATCCTGTTAAGGTAGAGTTGGGAGGTTATGCATTGGTGAATCACTCTTCTTTTGATGCTATGAAAGTGGTATGATATGatctctctccctctccctcCCTCTATCCTTATGAATATGAAAAGAGCATTTTATTTCAAAGGTCATTTCACCCCTGTTCTGTCGCCATTGGTATCTTAAAGTTGGTTAGCATGTCATTTAGGAATATGACTCTGTCATTTGTCTTTAGACCTCAACTGCGTCAGCATCCTTTTAACTTAATTTGAACGAACAATGACCTCCGACGTCCAAAGGCATGGCATTGCGGGTGTCAATGGACCCTGAGTAACCATGAAAATGCTGCTCTTTTTCTGAAGCTCCTTTGATACTGGGACTCAAAGGGAGCCATGCCCAAGCCCTCTTTTCATCTTGTCCAAGTCTTCCACGTGGGGGGAGGAGCGTCTCTTCCCAATTCACAAGGAACATTGAAGCTATACtcatttacaaaaaaaaaatgaaaaaaaggtgACAGGAGATGGAGATGGTTACGTACACGTAAAGTATAACGagcttttactttttcaaagatattcaaattcaaattcctTTTCCTCCAAATAAAATTGTTCATCTAATTTACGTGTATGTATGACTgtaattggaatatgtgttGAACAATAACACAACATGAATTAGTGATCGAAACAAGTGCTGGTGGAGACGTGGGATTCGAGAATCTAATCATGAACATTTTCGTGGGCCTCCAACTGACCAAAAAATCTCTAGTCAGCCGCGCCATGAATGACCATTGCCCAACGAacccaataaaaaaaagaaacttacCATACACTTTTTACCATTTTAATCCACTACTagtgattttctttttcaccttCTAATCAAATGATTTGGTACTaatgttttctttaaagttgAAAGGGTCGGTATAATTTGTCGATTttaatgtaattaaaaaaagaaagaaaggttaAAGAAACGTTAGGCGGTTGAACCAAGCTTGAAGGTCAAAGTTCCGACAATCTAATACTGACTAAAAGTAAACAAAAGCAGTATCAAACTAAGATAAGAATAAGTCACAAATTTGGGTCAACCGGTAAAAGCGCAGATAGATAGCAGTAAAGTACAGTAAAGTAAaagtaaaacattttattacataaaagaaaattattattactacAAATTATCGAGTGTGTGTGGGGTCCACCGAGATAGCCAATGAAAACGCAAGACAGCCTGAAAATTGCctcatctttcttttctttttcaatttttcataaCTCATTTTTCTCGCACCTTTCTTTTTTAGTCCTTTGTTTTGTCCTCTTTACTTCCTTCCGCGATTTCCAGCTACTAACAAACAAACAATTCCCAGGAGGATCTCTCAGGTACTGTTCTTCCCTTCAATTACATCATCTTCTTATTTTCTCTttgtctttaaatttttttttcgagGTAGCTGCGTCGAAGCTATGCGATCTACTAGCTCggattttcttatattttggtgttattattattattttgaatttctttgtttgttttagGGTTTAGGCGATGGCTTCAAAGCGGATCTTGAAGGAGCTCAAGGATCTCCAGAAAGATCCTCCTACCTCTTGCAGCGCAGGTTCAATTTATTCTCTCATTTTCCCTGTTTCGTGCCtcgatttatttatttctcgcgattttttctcatcatccctttagtttttaagttttatttccGTAGATagtttttttggtttttttctttggaaaattctcttaaaattgtgttgtgttttattttttttagatattatgagctaTATTAACTTAAGCGATTTATGAAGCTATATATCtacttttgttatttttaaatcatgaCATGAGATAATTATTATTGCATAATTGACCTTTGAGCCGTAGATAATGGATCTATACTTATTGTTAGGGGTGTGATTTTGACCGTCATGATTTTATTGAACAAACTGCaatatcttttattattctttttttcaagCTTTTGGTTTAC
This window encodes:
- the LOC18606641 gene encoding probable inactive receptor kinase At4g23740, with the protein product MEALHVSSWICLLGLVLLQGNADLIEDKQALLDFVNNLRHSRSLNWNETSPVCNNWTGVTCNADGSRITAVRLPGIGLHGPIPANTISRLSALQILSLRSNGISGHFPSDFSNLRNLSFLYLQYNNFSGPLPVDFSVWKNLSIINLSNNRFNGSIPRSLSNLTHLEALNLANNSLCGEIPDLNLPSLQHINLSNNNLTGGVPKSLLRFPSSSFGGNNISSESVPPQTSPYVAPSSEPYPASKKSGRLGETALLGIIIAACVLGIVGFAFLLVVCCSRRKSDDVYSRKLQKGEMSPEKVVSRSQDANNRLFFFEGCNYTFDLEDLLRASAEVLGKGTFGISYKAVLEDATTVVVKRLKEVSVGKRDFEQQMEVVGSIRHANVVELKAYYYSKDERLMVYDYYNQGSVSSILHGKRGEDRIPLGWDARMKIAIGAARGIARIHMENGGKFVHGNIKSSNIFLNSEQYGCVSDLGLSTIMSPLAPPISRAAGYRAPEVTDTRKAMQPSDVYSFGVVLLELLTGKSPIHTTGGDEIVHLVRWVHSVVREEWTAEVFDIELMRYPNIEEEMVEMLQIAMACVVRMPDQRPKMPELVKMLENVRHIESENRPSSGNRSESSTPPAAVIGRES